DNA from Lactobacillus johnsonii:
ATATAACCATCTTTTGTCGAAGGAACAAAAGCTTTTCTAATCTGCTTTCCTTCATCAGTTCTAGTTGGAATATTTTGTAAATTAGGATCAACTGAAGAAAGACGACCGGTAGCTGTCAAAGTCTGTAAATAACGAGTATGAATTCTTCCATCAGGCTGAATACATTCAAGCAAGCCCTTAACATAAGTATTTTGAATTTTAGCGATTTGGCGATAGTCCAAAATTTCTGAAACAATCGGGCTTTTCATTTTTAACTGTTCTAACACTTCAACAGATGTTGAGTAACCAGTCTTTGTCTTCTTAATTGGTGGTAAACCTAATTTTTCAAATAGAATATGTCCCAACTGCTTAGGTGAATTCAAGTTAAATTCTTCGCCAGCTTGTTGATAAATCTTATGTTCTAGTTCTTGTAATTTAACTGCAAAATCATTACCTAATTGATTCAAAACCGATGCTTCAACCTTGATACCAGTAATTTCCATCTTTGCTAAGACAAGAGCCACTGGAATTTCAATTGTTTCATATAAATCATCTTGTTCATGATCTTTTAGTTTTTCAAGAAGTGGAGTCTTTAATTTTTCAATTACAGCAACTTTAGCTGCTAAATGTTCAAAGAATTCATTATCGTCAGGTACAGCTTGTTTTTTACCTTTCCCGTAAACTTCTAAATCAGTCTTTACAGAATAATCGTCATATAAATGAGCTACTTCCCCAAGATCATTCGAATTATTTTCATTATTAACTAAATATGAAGCAAGAAGCATATCATAGTCTAAACCTTCTGCCTTGATATCTAGTCGATGTAAACCAACATAAGTTCTTTTAATATCAAAAACATTCTTCTTGATGGTCTTATCTTCTAGCATTTTACGAAGTGGATTTTCTTGTAGTAAAACTGGATCTTTAGATACATAAATCTTATTACCAACTTTTAGAGAAAAGCCTTCAATTGGAGCTAGATGATAATTATCACCTAGCATTGCTAAATAAAAAGTTACTTCTTTTTCACTGATTTTATCTAGTTCAACGATATTTTCTTTAGTTAATTCAAGATATTCATATTTTTCAATCTCTTGTTCGCTACTCGTCGTACCCGTGCTACCTAATTCTGCTAAGAATTTCTTAAATCCTAAACGTTCATATAAATTACGCAAGTCTTCAATATTTGGTTCTTGTAATTTAGTGTCGGCTAGAGTTACTTCGACTGGCGAATCACGATCAATCGTGGCTAACTTTTTAGCTAAAAAGGCCTTATCTTTATCATTAATTAGATTCTCTTTTAGCTTAGACTTTTTCATTTCGTCTACATGTTCATAAAGTTCTTCAATAGAACCATATTTTTGAATTAGCCGGGATGCAGTTTTGGGACCAACCTTAGTCACACCAGGATAATTATCTGAATTATCCCCCATCAAGGCTTTCATATCAATGAATTCAGTTGGGGTAACCCCATTAACTTCTTTCATATGATCTGGAGTATATGCTTCTGTATCGCCAACTCCATTTTTAGTAATTAAAACTGTGGTTTTATCAGATGCAAGCTGAGTTAAATCTCTATCTCCAGTCACAATATCAACTGTATAGCCCGCATCTTCTCCCATCTTAGAAAGTGTTCCAATAATATCATCAGCTTCATAATTCTTTAGCTCATAACTCTTTGTTCCTAAGTCTTTAAGCATTTCACGAATTACAGGAAGTTGCTCTGATAATTCACTCGGTGTTTTTTGGCGACCACCCTTATAGTCCTGATACATCTCAGTCCTAAAAGTAACTTTTCCTGCATCAAAAGCAACTAATACATTAGTTGGATTAATCTGCTTCATGATTGCATCAAGCATATTTTTAAAAGTAAAAATTGCATTTGTATGCAAACCATCTGGACTAGTAAAACGATCAAGCTGACGGTATAAAGCATAAAAGGCACGAAAGGCCACAGAGTTGCCGTCAATTAAAAGTAATTTCTTTTGTGCCATATTTTTCTCCTTAGATAAAAAAACTGTCAAATTAGTCTCTTAACTATTTTAACAGTTTTTCTTCTATGATTTAATTATCTACTTTGCTTTAGTTTGCTCTCAGATTAATTCTTTACCACTATAAAGAAAAAAGGAATCACATCTCTGCTATAATGTGATTCCTATGATGAATGCTTAAGTAAAAAATAATTAATAATTATAGGGGAATATCTTTACTTAGATTCTACTTTTTTCGTGAAAATAGTTACTTTTTGTTGATAATCATCTATCAACAAATTTAAATTTTGTCAACCTTTCCATTGTCCATAGCCAAAGATCGACATGCCTAAAGATCCTAAAATAAATAGCACTATTCCTATAATAAACAACCAAAGAGTTTGAGCGTGAAAGTAATAAATTAATACAACACCAATTGCACTAATCATAAAAAATAAATTAAACCAAGTTTTTAGATTTTTTAACATCTTTTTTTGGTAATTAACTTCGTTAACATAGCCTTTTCTTAACTCTTCAATTGTCATTATAAGATCTCCTCCAAGATTCTACTTAGTATGATAAACCTGGGTTGAAGAAGCCAACCAATACACCTAGGAGGGCAACTCCGATTAAAATAATCATAGTCCAAATAGCTGAAACGTGTTTCTTAGCCATTAACCACCAGCATAAGAAAGTAACAATAACGGTAAGCAAACCAGGATAAATATTATCCAGCTGCTTTTGCAAGTCCATGAATACACGACCACTTGAGTCACGTAATTTCAATGATGTTGTAACACTTACCCAACTTGCAAGAACACCACCAACTACCATTCCACCAACAATTGAAATAGCTTTACGAATTGCTTTACCTTGAGTACCAACTAAAATATCAACCGCTTTATCACCTAGTTTATAGCCACGGAAGTATAAGAAACGTTGACCAAAGTAAGCGATTAAACTCCAAGCTATAATATAGAAAATCGCACCAACTGGTGAACCATTTCTTGACATCCCTAAAGCAATCCCTAAAAGAATTGGAATTAAAGTACCATCAATTAACGAGTCACCAATACCAGCGATAGGTCCCATTAACCCAGCACGCATGTCATTGATAGTTTCACCGTCAATTCCCT
Protein-coding regions in this window:
- the polA gene encoding DNA polymerase I, which encodes MAQKKLLLIDGNSVAFRAFYALYRQLDRFTSPDGLHTNAIFTFKNMLDAIMKQINPTNVLVAFDAGKVTFRTEMYQDYKGGRQKTPSELSEQLPVIREMLKDLGTKSYELKNYEADDIIGTLSKMGEDAGYTVDIVTGDRDLTQLASDKTTVLITKNGVGDTEAYTPDHMKEVNGVTPTEFIDMKALMGDNSDNYPGVTKVGPKTASRLIQKYGSIEELYEHVDEMKKSKLKENLINDKDKAFLAKKLATIDRDSPVEVTLADTKLQEPNIEDLRNLYERLGFKKFLAELGSTGTTSSEQEIEKYEYLELTKENIVELDKISEKEVTFYLAMLGDNYHLAPIEGFSLKVGNKIYVSKDPVLLQENPLRKMLEDKTIKKNVFDIKRTYVGLHRLDIKAEGLDYDMLLASYLVNNENNSNDLGEVAHLYDDYSVKTDLEVYGKGKKQAVPDDNEFFEHLAAKVAVIEKLKTPLLEKLKDHEQDDLYETIEIPVALVLAKMEITGIKVEASVLNQLGNDFAVKLQELEHKIYQQAGEEFNLNSPKQLGHILFEKLGLPPIKKTKTGYSTSVEVLEQLKMKSPIVSEILDYRQIAKIQNTYVKGLLECIQPDGRIHTRYLQTLTATGRLSSVDPNLQNIPTRTDEGKQIRKAFVPSTKDGYIFSCDYSQVELRVLAHVSGDEHMQEAFKSGYDIHAHTAMKIFHLDSPDEVTPLMRRHAKAVNFGIVYGISDYGLSKNLGISRKQAKTFIENYFEQYPQIKNYMDEAIKKARENGYAETIMHRRRYLPDIHSKNFNVRSFAERTAINSPIQGSAADIIKIAMINMQKKLDELHLKTKMVLQVHDELIFDVPKDELDTIKKIVPEVMQSAVKLDVPLIADSNWGHNWYDAK
- a CDS encoding PTS system mannose/fructose/sorbose family transporter subunit IID — its product is MDEKKISHKTLNKSFNLWFWGALTCFSQEQMQTFGYLASMLPIIKELYPDKKQQQENIHAYTAFFNTNPMLGSVIIGTTASLEEARANDKGIDGETINDMRAGLMGPIAGIGDSLIDGTLIPILLGIALGMSRNGSPVGAIFYIIAWSLIAYFGQRFLYFRGYKLGDKAVDILVGTQGKAIRKAISIVGGMVVGGVLASWVSVTTSLKLRDSSGRVFMDLQKQLDNIYPGLLTVIVTFLCWWLMAKKHVSAIWTMIILIGVALLGVLVGFFNPGLSY